The sequence agccatttgagtaagacaaagagcagtatcgttcagtAATTCGCTAATTTTGTTTTTGGATGagaaaaaatgcgaggagataaaagcaaagttggatgctgtttatggggacacttctgacctccgttagatattggttcaaggGATTTAAACATGGGCGAAGATCCAGCGACCAGGATGCCCGGCAGACTTGGTTACTTAGGAAATCATTCAAAGCGTCCATGACCTGATACTCACTGATTGACGAACGAAAATGCGCGAAGTAACAGAGGCTCAGGTGTGTTGACCAGAATGGCAAtggtgtttggagcaatttaagcgagatccgaagAAGTTTTTGCGTTGAATTGTCAccattgatgaaacctggattcatcattacacaccagaaactaagcaacaatcaaaacaatgcatTTCTCtcagtaaatctgctccaaagaaggtgaaGACGGTCCCATCGACTGGAAAGTTCATGGtgacgattttttgggatgcgaacggcgtcaccctcatggattttttagaaaaaggaagaacaatcactgaacaatactacagtgagttaatGGTACCccttcgacaaaaaattgaaggagacacggccgcatttggTCAAAAAGAAGGTGCTATTTCAACatgataacgcaccagcacattcatccggagttgtcgccaccaaactgcatgaattgcataATGAATTGCTGCTGAACCCCCTGTATTTACCCGAAAATTTAGTTCAAATGAGGAAGTCACCCTGAGagagaggcgtattttggagagttcgacaaatccaaattttttggaggggttaaaaaaaaatgccaacaaaaacaaaaaaaaagccaaacCTATTCTATACTATATCGCTACAACTCTCGAACAAATGTCCAATCAACAACTCAAACAAAGAGAGCCGTAAAGAACcatcaaaaaataaaattcattgtatattttattaaagtaataatacacacaatacaaGATATATGCCACGTAATGCCCAGTAGTTTATTGGCCCCCTTAAGATCTCCCATCCAACCTACCATCATGCTTTCGGGTAAGCATTAATTGTTTAAATGTATTGTGGGAGCCAGAAAGTACCTCCGGTCCCCATTCCAAATATGACCGATTGAGgatatttatttgtttatattcTCATCTGCATCACTCAATATTTATAAGACCTTTGAGTCTGTATTGTTACTTACTGATTTTTAGGTTCTGGGGTTTTCTGAGGGCGCTTGTGGTTTTCATGGTTGCCCCAATATCCATCAGGGGCCACTTGTTTTCCCCCTTCTTCTTTCCCTATTACGTGGCATATATCttgtattgtgtgtattattaCTTTAATTTGCCAGAATCCAATTTAGGTGCAATAATGGAAGATaccagcagcactccaagattatTCAATAAATCCCTAGTTAGACTTTATTTATCAGAGGTATGATGTAACGTTTTGACCACAAGGTCACAAGCATACTTccagaggtagcagccatagcagccgctatacaGCGCACAGTGACAGAGGGCTCTGACATCTGAGCTATTTATGtttgtgtattattgtatgtctttatatggcagtggtggcgaacctatggcacgggtgccagaggtggcactcagagccctctcagtgggcactcaggctgttgccccatggcagagttccccagacagggatcctcctgcagtctcaggacttgccatgtttagcattattttaatgtagagcatcctggtatacctgaggctgcaggaagagacaggaggcgtggacagggtcaggttatcattggagcccctcctgtgcgacccctgaatcttcctgtttaggaggctgtcaagggaagctccagtgacaacccaaatttcctttccttctgacaaagatattggtgcacacaggcccattgaaagttgtggtacagcacggagcaagaacattgcgataagttactgcttgaattgctgttttggcactttgcaaaaaatatgcaggttttgggttggagtttgggcactcgacttctaaaaggttcgccatcactgttatatggtATTGCATCTATATGTGTATTGGCTGTATGTGTTTAAATATGATGTGTAAATGctctatgtgtgtgcatatgtgatatgTGGATGCCACATGGGTGCATatgttgctgtatgtatgtgtgtatatgctgtatgtatatgtggtgtgtataaactgtatgtatgtttattctgtatgtgtatgattataaatttgtgtatatatgagtgtataaatgtgtgtgattgacAGGGGCGTAAGTACAGCGGTAGCAACCACAGcagccacagtgtcagggggactGCTATGGGGCCATGCCTCTCCTAATTATGCCCCTGTATGCTTCCATTATTGATACACAAATGTATGGTTACAAAGACCCCTATGACCAATACCTAACATTAAAAGATAACAAACGGAGAACTGGGAAAAAACGGGGGCACTACCGCAACCCCCCACGAGCCTGCAGTCAGTATGTGTCTTCAGAGATGGTATAGAGGTGAAAAAAGTCTACGTGGGTGGTGCTCAGCATACAGAGTACAAGATTCGAAAATGGTATAGAAAAAGACGTTTGCGGCACTCACCCTTTAGAAATATTCTTTATTGTAGTCTCACATAAGATCAGTCCGACATGGTACAGCCAAAATGGGGcagaggtaggagcagggggtcaaacaaagcgacagccgtttcgcgccgtctggcgctttctctagcctgtcTAGCCAGGCTAGTGAAAAAAGCGCCAAACAGGTGAGTGCCGCAAACGTCTTTTTCTATACCAATACCTAACAttatctgcagctttgtatagtcaaaagggctggtagacttcctttaaagggggttttcagtCATTAACATTGATTATCAATCCATAGAATAGGTAATTAATATTAGATCAATGGAAGTTCCACATAAGGCTTCCTCATCATTCAGTAGTTTCTGgctagatttttaaaatatttcttaCCACCGTCCTATACAGGGATTCTTCAATGTAAAAGCAGCAAAACTATGGAACTGACTGCCGCAGCTTGTTATGATGGTTTGAGATACTAGGCAAGTTCAAAAGGGGCAAAAAATATCACATTATGGGAAAAAAATTCTCAAGATGGAATGTTGATCCATGGTTTTGTGAGTCAGGAAGGAATATTTTCCCTATCTCTATTGGCATTGGccttatgttttatttttgcaTTCTTTTGTTTTAACACAGTAGCTTTAATGGTTGGACATCATGGACCTGTGACTATACAACAACTTTAAACTTATCTACAATGATGATACTAAGAATTACCAAGACTAGGTTAGTGAAGCTTAGTTACCATTCCAATGAACTGGATCTAAGCTGTATGAACATAGTTAGGCTACTCTACAGAGATTGGAGCTGTTATTCTGAGTTTCTGTGTGTTGATTTTGACACTGATCATTGGGGATGCAAGCTGTAGAACGTCCAGCAATATGTTATTTGttacctatcctatggatagatcATTTCTATAAAAAGACTGGAAAACTTTCAAAAGGATTAAAGTATTCATGAggatttttccacaaatcaatagtacACTGTGTATACATAAAAGATATAAAGTCTTTTTCTAGACTTTATATGGCCAGAAGTCTACATTTAGAGAATATTTTTCCTCTTTCTCTTATTTTAGGTACTCTTTGATATTGTGCAGGgatactaccatatatactctagtataagcctagttgggcttgctatatattacagggagctggctatatactacagggacctggctagccatatactacagggggctggatatactacagaggtctggctgtaaactacagggggctagctatatactactgggggctggctgactatacactactgggggctggttggctatatactactaggggctggctgcctggctatataccactgggggctggctggctatatactactaggggctggctgcctggctatataccactgggggctgtctggctatatactactggggccttattagctatatactggggaggctgtaccTAATGCATTacctaccctaggcttatactcgagtcaataggttttcccatttttttggtggtaaagttAGGTTCTTTGGCTTATACTCCGGTCggattatactcaagtatatacggtatctgctCTCACTCTGCCCCCTCTTCTCAGCCGCCTTTCTAATCTGACTCTTCTATTTTCGActtataaacatttttattataaaaagaaaTGAGGAAAGAGTCCCTAATatacgattttttttttaaatattaaaaaaaaaaaaatactctacATATAAGGTATCATCGTGTCCATAACAATTTCTTCAATAATTCTAAACTAATATTGAACAAGGAATGAGAGCGAATCATTGCTTCGTGACTCGTAAAGAGAGAATGAGGGAAGGGGAATGAGGGACTTGATTTCTCTTCAGGGAGTCAGTGTCTCTTTCAACTTGCACATTACcccctctctcaggaattctTTTAATTGattcacacagccagcatctctgtCAGGAACCTGAAGACAAGGAtgagctggaagaacatgaatGTGCCGGACTCAACTCAAAGGAAAGATTATGATAAGATTCATATGGGGTCATTTTGCATAAATGGTGAGTCAACAAATGGACTGTGGAACCTTACAGGCATgggaaggaacaatatagggattgtACTGCAGTAGCAATTTTCATAGACATGTTTACTTAGTGTGGGTAAATCTAAGGTAaggttttagagatgagcgagtatactcgtccgagcttgatgctcgttcgagtattaaggtactcgaaacggctcgttgctcggacgagtatttcccctgctcgagatcgagcatttaattaaacaaacacagtgaagaacaatgaagaatagaataaaaacagtgaacacaggatcatttaagtgaagaacacagtgaagaatagattacagatgttctgcacatctgcttacttgtcggaagatacacgcggaacggcagcagggagacatcgcacagcagggagacatctggcgcagcagagacacatctggcgcagcagagacacatctggcgcggcagagacacatctggcgcagcagagacacatcgggcgcagcagggagacatcgcgcgcagcagggagacatcgcgcgcagcagggagacatcgcgcgcagcagggagacatcgggcaccagggagacatcgggcagcaggcagacatcgggcaccagggagacatcgggcagcagggagacatcggggagacttcagtggaagaagaggagcggatcccgggacagcgtatctcctctcccgacaagtaagcagatgtgccgaacatctgtaatctattcttcactgtgttcttcactgtgtttttcacttaaatgatcctgtgttcactgtttttattctattcttcactgttcttcacatctgataacttgtcgggagataatatacgcgcggaacagtgaagaatagattgcagatgtttgcatacatctgctaacttatcagaagacattctttttcaattaaataacacattttattcccgaaccatggtccctttgaaaaatgctcgagtctcccattgacttcaatggggctcgttattcgagacgagcactcgagcatctggaaaagttcgtctcgaataacgagcacccgagcattttagtgctcgctcatctctataaggtttcctttaagctattcTTTGTTATTGCACTTACTTAATTTTCTCTTCTACTCCTGTGGATCTTGCCTTTTCAATCAGTTCTTGGGTTTTCCCATGTACTTGTTCCCATGTCGAACTCAACATGTCCTGGGCTTGAGACAAATATGTTGGAGACTCCCTTTTCCGTATCCTGTAACTCTCTATTCCTGGAGACAGAAACAGCATTTAAGAATGCAGAGGGTATTTTACATTATTATGTGGCAAAGGTTCAATGTCTGTCTACAGAAGATCCACAACAGCAAAATATACATGACAGATGATCTAGTGCCAGGTTTCCACTGGAGCTCAGAAGCTTGAAGCTATGCCACAGATGCTGCATTCTATGTTGTCtgcctgtgtcctcacactgcagagGCTCTTGCCCCCCTGCGGGGAATCACTCGGGGTTAAGTAAACTGACTGTGTAAGGAGGAAGCAAagcctggggggggggcgctgctagCTCTATGGGGTGGGGGAACTAAGCACTTTCTGAAAGGAAAGTACAGCCTGCAGGGGATAAGACACTGCTTGGGAGGTTAGCGCTGTCCGGGTCCGGTGGGCACCACTTTCTGGGGGGTTAGCACTGTTGGTCTGAAGGTGAAGCAATGTCTGTGTGGGAGGTTTAAGCACCGTATAGCTGGTGTTTTACATTGACATTACACCAATTTAGGACTTCAGACAATACTTTTTGGTTAAAAGGTGCTTCAGACAGTAGTCAATCACACCACTGTGGTTGTGAAAAAGCAGCACATGCTATTAATTGAAATCAGTGTTTTTTCCAAGGACAAGCATGCTTTGTAGCCCTTCTATGTTAGCTTATAGATAAGGGTACCAAATATGGTAACTTCATTTTGAGAGCTCGTTACATTATCAGTTATTTGTTGATAAAAATCAATGACACTGTATGACAAATTAatgacactgacctgtactgatgagAAGCAGGATGAGGGAAATGGCTAAAACCtgtgtcttagtcatgatcttgtTCAATATCTACAGGTCACCTACAAGAGGCATTTATATAAAGCAGTTATAGATTTGGTAAATAGAtaagaaaatgtataatttatatcACTCTTTACTATGTTTTACCAAAAGCAAACCTTGAATCAAAAGAAATTATTTACCCAAAGTTAGGATAATGATTGTCCGCCTTTTAGATGACCCTTGATTTTGCAAATTAGTTTGGTTTGTAATCTTTGTAATTTTTACATAAAATGTGAATATCATATAGCATAAATACTGGAGtagaagccgacccgagtataagccggggttcCTTATTTTACCATAAATCACTGTGAAAACGTATTGACTAGTAAAAacctagggtgagaaatgcagcAACTACCCTTAAATAAAATgtgcagtagtctcccctcatcaatgacaTTTCCAGCAGTAACCACCCTTCCACCAAATGTCCACTGCAGCCTTCactcattaatgaaatatccagtatGACCCCTATATAATAAAAGGTCCAGCTAAGCAACCTTTTGTGATAAAATGTGCAGCATGGCCCCCTTTACAATATAATCTACAGCGTGGCCCCTTTTCCTATAACATTTCCAGCATGGCCCCCTTTATAATAAAATGCCTAGCATGGCTTCttttataataaaatgtccagcacaaCCAGACAATATAATTTCCAGCATGACCCCcctataataaaatgtccagaatgACCCCTTttataataaaatgcccagcatgaCCCTTTACAGTATTATGTCCAGCATGGCCCCCTTtacaatataatgtccagcatggCACCCTCAAGGCTCCTCGTGGCATCCTCCTATAATTGTGGGCAGAGGCACATCTATGCACTCCTCccacgcacacactatgatgtcagcaggtgGTGATACCACCTCATAATATGTGCGCAGGCAGCCCACACTGTTTGGGGGATGCCAATGAgcctggaggagaagaggagctgtgaGGAGCGccgagggtaagtatataagtttattatttttatatacttgtTTATAAGCCAAATGGGGCTTTTTTAGCACAAAACTTGTGCTGAAAATCTAGGCTTATGCCCGAGCAAATATGGTAATATAGTTTCTCAATTATTACTTTTACTAGtagaatttaaagggattttcgaaTCTTTTTACCATAGCCTTGAGGCAGCTTTTCTCCACACAACCTTGGTTTTCTTTCACCCTCTATTGGTGGTGTCGCTTTCTTAAAGCAAATCAGTCACCAGGAAttaaatttttagctggtgacaggttccaatagcttgtGCTATACttatttttaaaatgcctttgtcagcattctgaatcatttcagtactttatacaagtttaatttacattacttggctcccaACAGCATGTGAGTCCCGGGGAAAAGCATGCAGTTGCTGCAGCCTGTACGCCACCTTTCCCCTCCcctacctgctcaatgcacatgacaggaagtggagagGGTAAGGCTACACAGAGACACAAACTGCCCATTCCTGGGACTCACCATATGCTGCTGGTatgaagccaggtaatgtgaaataa comes from Engystomops pustulosus chromosome 6, aEngPut4.maternal, whole genome shotgun sequence and encodes:
- the APOC2 gene encoding apolipoprotein C-II; its protein translation is MTKTQVLAISLILLLISTGIESYRIRKRESPTYLSQAQDMLSSTWEQVHGKTQELIEKARSTGVEEKIKEYYEKGTSAVFTYLNILSDQAYHWWQGN